A genomic region of Cannabis sativa cultivar Pink pepper isolate KNU-18-1 chromosome 1, ASM2916894v1, whole genome shotgun sequence contains the following coding sequences:
- the LOC115704840 gene encoding diacylglycerol O-acyltransferase 1 isoform X2 — MAISDSPESVGTTVTNSIDTNHNDVSDLKVSSIRRRPNAGVTEASSDSSSGTSSPLLPLDADNSLKDLVADSASDVSSVGRVSDNDGDRIPAVDFATDAVDTKESPEKVRNGEDQGHDFSAMKYSYRPSAPAHRRVKESPLSSDAIFRQSHAGLFNLCIVVLVAVNSRLIIENLMKYGWLIKSGFWFSSTSWRDWPLFMCCLTLPLFPLAAFTVEKFVQKKYIYEPVVVFLHVIISTTAILCPVFVILRCDSAVLSGYALMMLACIVWLKLVSYAHSSYDMRALSRLIEKGEVLPSSLNVDYNYNVSLKSLAYFMVAPTLCYQPSYPRTAYIRKGWVFRQLVKLIIFTGVMGFIIEQYINPIVKNSQHPLKGNLLYAIERILKLSVPNLYVWLCMFYCFFHLWLNILAELLRFGDREFYKDWWNAKTVEEYWRMWNMPVHRWMVRHIYLPCIRKGIPKLCIAVPCHIFKLWAFIGIMFQVPLVLITNYLQNKFRNSMVGNMIFWFIFCILGQPMCVLLYYHDVMNRKGTNE; from the exons ATGGCGATTTCAGATTCGCCTGAAAGCGTAGGTACCACCGTTACCAACTCCATCGATACTAATCACAACGACGTTTCAGATCTCAAAGTCTCCTCGATTCGGAGGAGACCTAACGCTGGCGTTACAGAAGCTTCATCTGATTCTAGTTCAGGGACCAGctctcctcttcttcctcttgacgCCGATAATTCTCTTAAAGATTTGGTTGCCGACTCGGCTAGTGATGTCTCTTCCGTTGGCCGTGTCAGCGACAACGATGGAGATCGGATTCCCGCCGTGGACTTTGCCACGGACGCTGTTGATACGAAGGAGAGCCCGGAGAAGGTTCGTAATGGTGAGGATCAAGGACATGATTTCTCGGCTATGAAATATTCTTACAGGCCGTCAGCTCCTGCTCATCGGAGAGTGAAGGAGAGTCCTTTGAGCTCAGACGCAATCTTCAGACAG AGCCATGCTGGTCTTTTCAACCTCTGTATAGTAGTACTTGTTGCTGTCAACAGTAGACTCATTATTGAGAATTTAATGAAG TATGGTTGGTTAATCAAATCTGGCTTTTGGTTTAGTTCAACATCGTGGCGGGATTGGCCTCTTTTTATGTGTTG TCTTACTCTTCCACTATTCCCACTTGCGGCATTTACAGTTGAGAAGTTCGTTCAAAAAAAGTACATATATGAGCCT GTTGTTGTTTTTCTTCATGTGATTATTAGCACCACAGCAATTCTGTGTCCCGTTTTTGTTATTCTCAG GTGTGATTCAGCTGTACTTTCTGGCTACGCGCTGATGATGTTGGCCTGTATTGTATGGCTGAAGCTGGTCTCTTATGCGCATTCAAGTTATGATATGAGAGCACTTTCCAGATTAATTGAAAAG GGAGAAGTTCTACCCAGTTCATTGAATGTAGATTACAATTACAACGTTAGCCTCAAAAGTTTAGCATATTTCATGGTTGCTCCAACATTATGTTACCAG CCAAGCTATCCTCGTACAGCATACATTCGAAAGGGTTGGGTCTTTCGTCAACTTGTCAAACTGATAATTTTTACAGGAGTTATGGGGTTTATCATTGAACAG TACATTAATCCTATCGTGAAGAACTCCCAGCATCCGCTAAAGGGGAACCTGTTGTATGCCATAGAGAGGATTTTGAAGCTTTCAGTTCCTAATTTATATGTGTGGCTCTGCATGTTCTATTGTTTTTTTCACCTCTG GTTAAACATACTAGCTGAGCTTCTTCGATTTGGTGATCGAGAATTCTACAAGGATTGGTGGAATGCAAAAACAGTGGAGGAG TATTGGAGAATGTGGAATATG CCTGTTCATAGATGGATGGTCCGCCATATCTATTTACCATGCATAAGAAAAGGAATACCAAAG TTATGTATTGCAGTTCCCTGTCACATTTTCAAGTTATGGGCGTTCATTGGAATTATGTTTCAg GTTCCCTTGGTATTGATTACAAATTACCTGCAAAATAAGTTCAGAAACTCAATG GTGGGAAATATGATATTCTGGTTCATTTTCTGCATTCTCGGGCAACCGATGTGTGTGCTCCTATATTACCATGATGTGATGAACCGAAAAGGGACAAATGAATAA
- the LOC133029592 gene encoding uncharacterized protein LOC133029592, translating into MTWDNHRDGANHIKSALDKALVNNGWLQIFPRTVVRSLTTCNSDHRPLFINTDSSVSNARRPFRFEAWWTRDPRSSLVVDQAWGSVSHDWAPARVFKKGGATRLALSNWNRVQFGKLDSCISKLEGQLQAVQSLPAGERNWATEVEVRKELNEALRRKAIYWQQRSRVSWIRDGDKCTNFFFISATIRNRRNSVDSILNKDGVWITNKEDIGNEFTSFLGDIFKNPPLGPLQSLDYLIHDHLSPLEQSELEVIPGHEEIRQTLFSMGSLKAPGPDGMPVLFYKHYWNSVGQDFCDAVVDFFQSGNMHRGFNATNITLIPKVPNPKKVSQFRPISLCNVIYKVISKIIANRIRVFLPRLICPTQAAFVPGRNIQDNNVLIQEIIHSFKRKKGKEGFFAIKIDLVKAYDKLSWQFIDHVLRSFKAPDKFCHWVRQCITTTSFNLFLNGRKFNSLTPECGIRQGDPLSPYIFIWAAEILSRILEHALDNGTISGIKLSREGPKLSHLFFADDLILVGRANLDEARGMWHCLEKFCDWSGQRINKLKTSIFFSGNTSDGMKRGIRQALGLNCELGNINYLGLPLFRSRQKDADFNFILDNLVSKLHGWKLKSLSKAGRATLIKSVGLALPIYTMQTTKLSKKLASRIDGMVRDFWWGCEQGNRGIYLKAWDQLCLPKSRGGLGFRKTVEMNQALLAKWGWALLTEEESLCCNVLRSKYLKGKPFFDCEVKSSDSWFWKNVVRSKEILRKGACKLISDGRETSIWDDPWVIHGTDFYPKSNYRQQRGLEKVSDLLLPDGNWDTPKLHNLFDQETVSNILRGGIPSGQGRDRWVWTKESNGLFSTKSAYLIQALDRAPMCNIAPALWNKLWNSKILERHKVHWWSILSNALPLRAPLAKRMGFEEVSCPICGEAEETTEHLFLYCNFAFHLWRSSPWGVMPVLDSGARMWDWVTFLWNLKSRGVDTDKLFLYASIVVDTIWRARNDKVHNNSMGNIKHYIDSILSCYTDYGSCLLSPPQSVETQAWSPPPEDWIKINCDVKVGGETMCAVAIARDHNESVLWVAAKRLQFTDPLTGEAAACLLAMETAVSLHHPFVLVESDSDVVIKNLKGDDSIWGIENYVRHCKLLSTFMTNCNFSYITRNCNYAAHNVAKWAFAHNVTGMVEISTIPVNIFCNDHEV; encoded by the coding sequence ATGACTTGGGACAATCATAGAGACGGTGCTAATCACATTAAGTCAGCCCTGGACAAAGCTCTAGTAAATAACGGTTGGCTGCAAATCTTTCCTAGGACGGTCGTTCGGTCTCTCACCACCTGCAATTCTGACCATCGGCCCCTCTTTATTAATACCGACTCTTCGGTCTCTAACGCCAGACGGCCTTTTCGCTTTGAAGCTTGGTGGACAAGGGACCCTCGTAGTTCCTTGGTGGTGGATCAAGCGTGGGGGTCTGTTTCACATGATTGGGCCCCTGCTAGAGTGTTTAAGAAAGGTGGTGCGACCCGCCTGGCCCTGAGTAACTGGAATCGGGTGCAATTTGGCAAATTGGATTCTTGTATCTCTAAGTTGGAGGGTCAATTACAAGCTGTCCAGAGTTTGCCTGCTGGTGAAAGAAATTGGGCTACGGAGGTGGAGGTGAGGAAAGAGCTTAATGAGGCTTTAAGGCGGAAAGCAATTTACTGGCAACAGAGATCTAGGGTCTCTTGGATTAGGGATGGTGATAAGTGTActaattttttcttcatttctgcCACGATCCGTAATAGAAGAAACTCGGTGGACAGTATCTTGAACAAGGATGGTGTGTGGATAACTAATAAAGAAGATATTGGTAATGAGTTTACTAGTTTTTTGGGTGACATTTTCAAAAACCCGCCTCTGGGCCCTCTCCAAAGCCTAGACTACTTAATCCATGATCATCTATCCCCTTTGGAGCAGTCTGAGCTTGAGGTCATCCCAGGTCACGAGGAAATTAGACAAACGCTGTTCTCTATGGGAAGCTTGAAGGCTCCGGGTCCGGATGGTATGCCAGTTCTCTTCTACAAACACTATTGGAACTCTGTGGGACAAGACTTTTGCGATGCAGTTGTGGACTTTTTCCAGTCAGGGAATATGCATAGAGGCTTTAATGCTACAAATATTACTCTCATTCCTAAGGTCCCCAACCCAAAAAAAGTATCCCAATTCAGACCTATCTCTTTGTGCAATGTGATTTATAAGGTAATCTCGAAAATCATTGCAAATAGAATCAGAGTGTTCCTGCCCAGATTGATCTGTCCTACTCAAGCAGCTTTTGTCCCTGGCCGGAACATCCAAGATAATAATGTTTTAATCCAAGAGATCATACACTCCTTCAAGAGAAAAAAAGGGAAAGAAGGGTTTTTTGCAATCAAAATTGACCTGGTTAAGGCATACGACAAACTGAGTTGGCAATTTATTGACCATGTTTTGCGTAGTTTCAAGGCCCCTGACAAGTTCTGCCATTGGGTACGCCAGTGTATCACAACAACTTCCTTCAACCTTTTTCTCAATGGAAGGAAATTTAACAGTTTGACCCCGGAGTGTGGCATTAGACAAGGAGACCCCCTATCTCCGTACATCTTTATCTGGGCTGCTGAAATCCTCTCGCGCATCCTTGAGCACGCCCTTGATAACGGTACCATAAGTGGTATAAAGCTAAGCAGAGAGGGCCCCAAACTCTCCCATCTGTTCTTTGCCGATGATCTGATCCTTGTTGGCAGGGCAAACCTTGATGAAGCAAGGGGTATGTGGCATTGCCTGGAAAAGTTTTGTGATTGGTCTggtcaaagaattaataagctcAAAACCTCCATTTTCTTTAGCGGTAACACAAGTGATGGTATGAAACGAGGCATCAGGCAAGCTTTGGGATTGAACTGTGAATTGGGTAACATAAACTATTTGGGACTCCCGCTTTTTAGATCCCGCCAAAAGGATGCAGATTTTAACTTCATTCTTGATAATCTGGTGTCAAAACTCCATGGGTGGAAGTTAAAATCGTTATCAAAGGCTGGTCGTGCTACATTGATCAAATCGGTGGGACTTGCTTTGCCTATTTACACGATGCAGACGACAAAGCTTTCTAAAAAGCTTGCATCTAGGATTGATGGTATGGTGAGGGACTTCTGGTGGGGCTGTGAACAAGGTAATAGAGGCATCTATCTTAAAGCCTGGGACCAGTTGTGCCTTCCTAAGTCCCGTGGGGGGCTTGGATTTAGAAAGACTGTGGAGATGAACCAGGCATTGCTCGCCAAGTGGGGTTGGGCTCTGCTGACTGAGGAAGAGTCGCTGTGCTGTAATGTTCTCAGATCTAAGTACCTTAAGGGTAAACCGTTTTTTGACTGTGAGGTTAAGAGCTCCGATTCTTGGTTTTGGAAAAATGTGGTGCGATCAAAAGAGATTTTAAGAAAAGGGGCGTGCAAGCTAATATCCGATGGGCGAGAGACAAGTATTTGGGACGACCCTTGGGTTATCCACGGTACGGATTTTTACCCTAAGTCTAATTATCGTCAACAACGGGGCTTGGAGAAAGTATCGGATTTACTGCTACCTGACGGGAATTGGGACACACCCAAGCTCCACAACCTTTTTGACCAGGAAACTGTTAGTAACATCTTAAGAGGCGGTATTCCGAGTGGTCAGGGAAGGGATAGATGGGTCTGGACAAAAGAATCAAATGGTCTGTTTTCAACCAAGTCTGCATATCTTATTCAAGCCCTTGATCGGGCTCCTATGTGCAACATTGCTCCGGCACTATGGAACAAACTTTGGAACTCAAAGATTTTGGAGCGGCATAAGGTCCATTGGTGGAGTATCCTTTCCAATGCGCTACCCTTACGAGCCCCTCTTGCTAAGAGAATGGGTTTTGAGGAGGTTTCCTGCCCTATTTGTGGAGAGGCTGAGGAGACCACAGAGCACTTGTTCCTGTATTGCAACTTTGCCTTCCACCTTTGGCGATCCTCTCCTTGGGGGGTTATGCCTGTGCTCGATTCAGGAGCCCGAATGTGGGACTGGGTTACTTTTCTATGGAATCTTAAATCAAGAGGAGTTGATACTGATAAGCTGTTCCTCTACGCCTCAATTGTGGTAGATACGATTTGGAGGGCCCGCAACGACAAGGTACATAATAATTCAATGGGTAACATTAAACACTATATTGACTCTATTTTGTCTTGTTACACAGACTATGGCTCCTGCCTTCTTTCCCCTCCACAGTCTGTTGAGACTCAGGCTTGGTCTCCGCCTCCGGAAGATTGGATTAAAATCAACTGCGATGTCAAAGTCGGAGGTGAGACTATGTGTGCAGTGGCGATTGCGAGAGACCATAATGAATCAGTTTTGTGGGTGGCGGCAAAAAGGTTACAATTCACTGACCCACTCACTGGAGAAGCTGCGGCCTGTCTTTTAGCCATGGAGACGGCGGTCTCATTACATCATCCTTTTGTTTTAGTGGAGAGTGATTCTGATGTTGTTATCAAGAACCTAAAAGGGGATGACTCTATTTGGGGGATTGAGAACTATGTGCGTCATTGCAAACTCCTCTCTACTTTTATGactaattgtaatttttcttatattactAGAAACTGTAACTACgcggcccataatgtggctaaatGGGCATTTGCCCACAATGTTACGGGCATGGTAGAAATCTCTACTATACCTGTTAATATCTTTTGTAATGACCATGAGGTCTAa
- the LOC115705415 gene encoding casein kinase 1-like protein 1 isoform X2 — MDARVGGKFRLGRKIGSGSFGEIYLGTNIQTNEEVAIKLENVKTKHPQLLYESKLYRILQGGTGIPNVRWFGVEGEYNVLVMDLLGPSLEDLFNFCSRKLSLKSVLMLADQMINRVEFVHSKSFLHRDIKPDNFLMGLGRRANQVYIIDFGLAKKYRDSSTHQHIPYRENKNLTGTARYASMNTHLGIEQSRRDDLESLGYVLMYFLRGSLPWQGLKAGTKKQKYEKISEKKVSTSIEALCRGYPSEFASYFHYCRSLRFDDKPDYAYLKRIFRDLFIREGFQFDYVFDWTILKYQQSQLATPPTRALGPGAGTSSAMPLAVANADRQIGEEEGRPTGLSSMDSSRRRISGPILNSGPFSKQKSPIAQESTFSKEALLSNSNLLARSSGSSRRAAVSSSRDAFAGSESDPHRSRTAEASPGASYRISSGQRSVPSPMGASSETKRTSSGRHTSHIRNFDGALKGIESLQLDEEKL; from the exons ATGGACGCTCGTGTCGGGGGCAAGTTTCGGCTTGGCCGGAAGATCGGCAGTGGCTCTTTTGGAGAGATCTATCTAG GTACTAATATACAGACTAATGAAGAGGTTGCGATTAAGCTT GAGAATGTTAAGACAAAGCATCCTCAATTGCTCTACGAATCAAAATTATACAGAATTCTGCAAGGAGGAA CGGGAATTCCGAATGTCAGGTGGTTTGGAGTTGAAGGAGAGTATAATGTTTTGGTGATGGATTTGCTGGGTCCTAGTCTTGAAGATCTCTTTAATTTCTGTAGTAGGAAACTTTCTTTAAAGTCAGTTCTTATGCTTGCTGATCAAATG ATCAATCGCGTTGAATTTGTTCATTCGAAATCATTCCTACATCGCGATATCAAGCCTGACAATTTTCTAATGGGTCTAGGGAGGCGTGCAAATCAG GTTTACATAATTGACTTTGGTCTAGCAAAGAAATATAGAGACAGTTCCACACATCAACATATTCCTTACAG agaaaataagaatttaactGGAACTGCAAGATATGCAAGCATGAACACACACCTTGGCATTG AGCAAAGCCGGAGGGATGATTTAGAATCTCTTGGATATGTTCTTATGTACTTCCTTAGAGGAAG TCTTCCTTGGCAAGGACTGAAAGCTGGAactaagaaacaaaagtatgagAAAATTAGTGAAAAGAAAGTTTCTACTTCAATTGAG GCATTATGCCGTGGGTATCCATCTGAATTTGCTTCGTATTTCCATTACTGTCGATCACTACGGTTCGACGATAAACCAGACTATGCTTATCTGAAAAGAATATTCCGTGACCTCTTTATTCGTGAag GTTTCCAGTTTGATTATGTATTTGACTGGACAATATTGAAGTATCAGCAATCACAGCTTGCAACTCCTCCAACCCGTGCCCTT GGTCCTGGTGCAGGAACTAGTTCTGCGATGCCCCTTGCTGTTGCCAATGCAGACAGGCAGATAG GTGAGGAAGAAGGGCGACCAACTGGTTTGTCTTCCATGGATTCGTCCAGACGGAGAATATCAGGACCAATCTTGAATTCTGGACCCTTCTCAAAGCAGAAGAGTCCAATTGCACAAGAATCAACATTTAGTAAAGAAGCTTTG TTATCAAACTCAAACTTATTGGCCCGCTCAAGTGGATCATCGAGGCGAGCTGCTGTTTCTAGCAGCCGAGATGCATTTGCTGGAAGTGAGTCTGATCCACATCGCTCCCGTACAGCTGAAGCAAGCCCTGGTGCATCGTACAGAATTTCAAGTGGGCAAAGAAGTGTACCTTCACCTATGGGTGCCTCTTCTGAAACCAAGCGTACATCATCTGGGAGACATACTTCTCACATAAGGAACTTTGACGGAGCTCTCAAAGGCATCGAAAGTCTACAACTAGATGAAGAAAAG CTATAG
- the LOC115704840 gene encoding diacylglycerol O-acyltransferase 1B isoform X1 gives MAISDSPESVGTTVTNSIDTNHNDVSDLKVSSIRRRPNAGVTEASSDSSSGTSSPLLPLDADNSLKDLVADSASDVSSVGRVSDNDGDRIPAVDFATDAVDTKESPEKVRNGEDQGHDFSAMKYSYRPSAPAHRRVKESPLSSDAIFRQSHAGLFNLCIVVLVAVNSRLIIENLMKYGWLIKSGFWFSSTSWRDWPLFMCCLTLPLFPLAAFTVEKFVQKKYIYEPVVVFLHVIISTTAILCPVFVILRCDSAVLSGYALMMLACIVWLKLVSYAHSSYDMRALSRLIEKGEVLPSSLNVDYNYNVSLKSLAYFMVAPTLCYQPSYPRTAYIRKGWVFRQLVKLIIFTGVMGFIIEQYINPIVKNSQHPLKGNLLYAIERILKLSVPNLYVWLCMFYCFFHLWLNILAELLRFGDREFYKDWWNAKTVEEYWRMWNMPVHRWMVRHIYLPCIRKGIPKGGAILIAFLVSAVFHELCIAVPCHIFKLWAFIGIMFQVPLVLITNYLQNKFRNSMVGNMIFWFIFCILGQPMCVLLYYHDVMNRKGTNE, from the exons ATGGCGATTTCAGATTCGCCTGAAAGCGTAGGTACCACCGTTACCAACTCCATCGATACTAATCACAACGACGTTTCAGATCTCAAAGTCTCCTCGATTCGGAGGAGACCTAACGCTGGCGTTACAGAAGCTTCATCTGATTCTAGTTCAGGGACCAGctctcctcttcttcctcttgacgCCGATAATTCTCTTAAAGATTTGGTTGCCGACTCGGCTAGTGATGTCTCTTCCGTTGGCCGTGTCAGCGACAACGATGGAGATCGGATTCCCGCCGTGGACTTTGCCACGGACGCTGTTGATACGAAGGAGAGCCCGGAGAAGGTTCGTAATGGTGAGGATCAAGGACATGATTTCTCGGCTATGAAATATTCTTACAGGCCGTCAGCTCCTGCTCATCGGAGAGTGAAGGAGAGTCCTTTGAGCTCAGACGCAATCTTCAGACAG AGCCATGCTGGTCTTTTCAACCTCTGTATAGTAGTACTTGTTGCTGTCAACAGTAGACTCATTATTGAGAATTTAATGAAG TATGGTTGGTTAATCAAATCTGGCTTTTGGTTTAGTTCAACATCGTGGCGGGATTGGCCTCTTTTTATGTGTTG TCTTACTCTTCCACTATTCCCACTTGCGGCATTTACAGTTGAGAAGTTCGTTCAAAAAAAGTACATATATGAGCCT GTTGTTGTTTTTCTTCATGTGATTATTAGCACCACAGCAATTCTGTGTCCCGTTTTTGTTATTCTCAG GTGTGATTCAGCTGTACTTTCTGGCTACGCGCTGATGATGTTGGCCTGTATTGTATGGCTGAAGCTGGTCTCTTATGCGCATTCAAGTTATGATATGAGAGCACTTTCCAGATTAATTGAAAAG GGAGAAGTTCTACCCAGTTCATTGAATGTAGATTACAATTACAACGTTAGCCTCAAAAGTTTAGCATATTTCATGGTTGCTCCAACATTATGTTACCAG CCAAGCTATCCTCGTACAGCATACATTCGAAAGGGTTGGGTCTTTCGTCAACTTGTCAAACTGATAATTTTTACAGGAGTTATGGGGTTTATCATTGAACAG TACATTAATCCTATCGTGAAGAACTCCCAGCATCCGCTAAAGGGGAACCTGTTGTATGCCATAGAGAGGATTTTGAAGCTTTCAGTTCCTAATTTATATGTGTGGCTCTGCATGTTCTATTGTTTTTTTCACCTCTG GTTAAACATACTAGCTGAGCTTCTTCGATTTGGTGATCGAGAATTCTACAAGGATTGGTGGAATGCAAAAACAGTGGAGGAG TATTGGAGAATGTGGAATATG CCTGTTCATAGATGGATGGTCCGCCATATCTATTTACCATGCATAAGAAAAGGAATACCAAAG GGAGGTGCCATTTTGATTGCATTCCTAGTTTCTGCTGTTTTTCACGAG TTATGTATTGCAGTTCCCTGTCACATTTTCAAGTTATGGGCGTTCATTGGAATTATGTTTCAg GTTCCCTTGGTATTGATTACAAATTACCTGCAAAATAAGTTCAGAAACTCAATG GTGGGAAATATGATATTCTGGTTCATTTTCTGCATTCTCGGGCAACCGATGTGTGTGCTCCTATATTACCATGATGTGATGAACCGAAAAGGGACAAATGAATAA
- the LOC115705415 gene encoding casein kinase 1-like protein 1 isoform X1, producing MDARVGGKFRLGRKIGSGSFGEIYLGTNIQTNEEVAIKLENVKTKHPQLLYESKLYRILQGGTGIPNVRWFGVEGEYNVLVMDLLGPSLEDLFNFCSRKLSLKSVLMLADQMINRVEFVHSKSFLHRDIKPDNFLMGLGRRANQVYIIDFGLAKKYRDSSTHQHIPYRENKNLTGTARYASMNTHLGIEQSRRDDLESLGYVLMYFLRGSLPWQGLKAGTKKQKYEKISEKKVSTSIEALCRGYPSEFASYFHYCRSLRFDDKPDYAYLKRIFRDLFIREGFQFDYVFDWTILKYQQSQLATPPTRALGPGAGTSSAMPLAVANADRQIGEEEGRPTGLSSMDSSRRRISGPILNSGPFSKQKSPIAQESTFSKEALLSNSNLLARSSGSSRRAAVSSSRDAFAGSESDPHRSRTAEASPGASYRISSGQRSVPSPMGASSETKRTSSGRHTSHIRNFDGALKGIESLQLDEEKVHY from the exons ATGGACGCTCGTGTCGGGGGCAAGTTTCGGCTTGGCCGGAAGATCGGCAGTGGCTCTTTTGGAGAGATCTATCTAG GTACTAATATACAGACTAATGAAGAGGTTGCGATTAAGCTT GAGAATGTTAAGACAAAGCATCCTCAATTGCTCTACGAATCAAAATTATACAGAATTCTGCAAGGAGGAA CGGGAATTCCGAATGTCAGGTGGTTTGGAGTTGAAGGAGAGTATAATGTTTTGGTGATGGATTTGCTGGGTCCTAGTCTTGAAGATCTCTTTAATTTCTGTAGTAGGAAACTTTCTTTAAAGTCAGTTCTTATGCTTGCTGATCAAATG ATCAATCGCGTTGAATTTGTTCATTCGAAATCATTCCTACATCGCGATATCAAGCCTGACAATTTTCTAATGGGTCTAGGGAGGCGTGCAAATCAG GTTTACATAATTGACTTTGGTCTAGCAAAGAAATATAGAGACAGTTCCACACATCAACATATTCCTTACAG agaaaataagaatttaactGGAACTGCAAGATATGCAAGCATGAACACACACCTTGGCATTG AGCAAAGCCGGAGGGATGATTTAGAATCTCTTGGATATGTTCTTATGTACTTCCTTAGAGGAAG TCTTCCTTGGCAAGGACTGAAAGCTGGAactaagaaacaaaagtatgagAAAATTAGTGAAAAGAAAGTTTCTACTTCAATTGAG GCATTATGCCGTGGGTATCCATCTGAATTTGCTTCGTATTTCCATTACTGTCGATCACTACGGTTCGACGATAAACCAGACTATGCTTATCTGAAAAGAATATTCCGTGACCTCTTTATTCGTGAag GTTTCCAGTTTGATTATGTATTTGACTGGACAATATTGAAGTATCAGCAATCACAGCTTGCAACTCCTCCAACCCGTGCCCTT GGTCCTGGTGCAGGAACTAGTTCTGCGATGCCCCTTGCTGTTGCCAATGCAGACAGGCAGATAG GTGAGGAAGAAGGGCGACCAACTGGTTTGTCTTCCATGGATTCGTCCAGACGGAGAATATCAGGACCAATCTTGAATTCTGGACCCTTCTCAAAGCAGAAGAGTCCAATTGCACAAGAATCAACATTTAGTAAAGAAGCTTTG TTATCAAACTCAAACTTATTGGCCCGCTCAAGTGGATCATCGAGGCGAGCTGCTGTTTCTAGCAGCCGAGATGCATTTGCTGGAAGTGAGTCTGATCCACATCGCTCCCGTACAGCTGAAGCAAGCCCTGGTGCATCGTACAGAATTTCAAGTGGGCAAAGAAGTGTACCTTCACCTATGGGTGCCTCTTCTGAAACCAAGCGTACATCATCTGGGAGACATACTTCTCACATAAGGAACTTTGACGGAGCTCTCAAAGGCATCGAAAGTCTACAACTAGATGAAGAAAAGGTCCATTATTAG
- the LOC115704841 gene encoding uncharacterized protein LOC115704841 yields MEDFRSRSLGHGKMQMESYYGTGGTGTGPTSSGVSGMQDLRCYSASYAASVHPTQAQSQSQVGIGNEGKFKKGKSTNGSVSKSWSFNDPELQRKKRVASYKVYTVEGKVKGSLRKSFRWLKERCSRVVYGW; encoded by the coding sequence ATGGAAGATTTCAGATCCAGATCATTAGGGCATGGAAAAATGCAGATGGAGAGTTACTACGGGACTGGGGGAACGGGAACGGGCCCCACCTCGTCTGGGGTCAGTGGTATGCAAGATCTCAGGTGTTACAGTGCTTCGTACGCAGCCTCAGTCCACCCAACCCAAGCTCAATCCCAATCCCAAGTTGGGATTGGGAACGAGGGAAAGTTCAAGAAGGGCAAGTCCACAAATGGGTCAGTCTCCAAAAGTTGGAGTTTTAATGATCCAGAGTTGCAGAGGAAGAAAAGGGTCGCTAGCTATAAAGTCTACACAGTGGAAGGGAAGGTCAAAGGGTCTTTGAGGAAGAGCTTCAGGTGGCTCAAGGAAAGGTGTAGCAGAGTGGTTTATGGATGGTAG